Proteins from a single region of Streptomyces spinoverrucosus:
- a CDS encoding prepilin peptidase, with amino-acid sequence MVWGAAAGALLPRAAHRLSVPPEEPWPAECPGGHALRSWLGRARCPECTATRASYGPRAWPLAVVTALLCAAVGAVTGPRPELVVWLTAVPVGVLLTVVDVRVRRLPDVVTLPLGAAVPALLGLAALLPGHAGDWTTALLGALVLGSGYLVLHLLNPDGMGFGDVKLALAAGALLGWYGWPTVLLGTCAGFLFGALYGGALVVVRKAGRKTAIAFGPFLLAGAYVGVLTGAGTA; translated from the coding sequence ATGGTGTGGGGCGCGGCAGCCGGCGCGCTGCTGCCACGCGCCGCCCACCGGCTCTCGGTCCCGCCGGAGGAGCCGTGGCCCGCGGAGTGCCCCGGCGGTCATGCCCTCCGCAGCTGGCTGGGACGGGCCCGGTGCCCGGAATGTACGGCTACCCGGGCGTCGTACGGCCCGCGAGCCTGGCCACTCGCCGTCGTCACCGCACTGCTCTGCGCGGCCGTCGGTGCCGTGACCGGTCCCCGGCCCGAGCTGGTCGTGTGGCTGACGGCGGTGCCCGTCGGGGTGCTGCTGACGGTCGTGGACGTGCGGGTGCGGCGGCTGCCCGATGTGGTGACCCTGCCCCTCGGGGCCGCCGTCCCCGCCCTCCTCGGCCTGGCCGCGCTCCTGCCGGGTCACGCGGGCGACTGGACGACGGCCCTGCTCGGCGCCCTCGTCCTCGGCTCCGGATACCTCGTCCTGCACCTCCTCAACCCCGACGGCATGGGCTTCGGCGATGTGAAGCTGGCGCTCGCGGCGGGGGCGCTGCTCGGGTGGTACGGGTGGCCGACGGTGCTGCTCGGGACCTGCGCGGGGTTCCTGTTCGGGGCGCTGTACGGCGGCGCACTCGTCGTCGTACGGAAGGCCGGGCGCAAGACGGCCATCGCGTTCGGGCCGTTTCTGCTCGCGGGGGCGTACGTGGGGGTGCTGACGGGGGCGGGCACGGCGTAG
- a CDS encoding serine/threonine-protein kinase yields MQALGGDEPTAVGPYRLLGRLGSGGMGRVYLGRSAGGRTVAVKIVHPHLALDEEFRARFRREVEAARRVGGAWTAPVLDADPEAPVPWVATAYAAGPSLTSAVADGGPLPAHSVRALGAGLAEALTAVHELGLVHRDVKPSNVLLTLDGPLLIDFGIARATDGTASLTSTGVSVGSPGYMAPEQILGKGVTGAADVFSLGAVLAYAATGEPPFSGDSSAALLYKVVHEEPELDGLGGELRELVVACLGKEPSGRPAPGDIAGRLAPEGAARLVAGGWLPGPLVERVSRSAVQLLNLEAGEDAAPSGPVGFSSPAVGATSGAVRGEFGPPPVMRATDAPGAQGVPGAQRVSAASGASAAPSAAGVADEPGASAAPHAPTVVPGPRDATPAPQDKGPGKLSVSVAASSTPGDGGGGRRLSCTVALAVAGALAAVTVGSVFVFDLLPDQRRSSSGGDANEYSPGPSASEPADGSGAGSGAGRVPERYLGTWEGQGSGLNGAVPMGRFTVTVRQTGVGGKLGQVRNTDPIGGVCVDELTLEKVTKTQLVAKSRGAKDNPGHCVQTLHTVWLTPVGDDLTYKSDSEGSGEPTARLTKVG; encoded by the coding sequence ATGCAGGCGCTCGGAGGCGACGAACCGACTGCCGTGGGGCCCTACCGGCTGCTCGGCAGGCTCGGTTCGGGCGGGATGGGCCGGGTCTACCTCGGGCGCAGCGCGGGCGGCCGTACGGTCGCCGTCAAGATCGTGCACCCGCACCTCGCGCTCGACGAGGAGTTCCGCGCCCGCTTCCGCCGCGAGGTCGAGGCCGCCCGGCGGGTCGGCGGCGCCTGGACCGCGCCGGTACTGGACGCCGATCCAGAGGCGCCCGTGCCGTGGGTGGCCACGGCGTACGCGGCCGGCCCGTCGCTCACGAGCGCGGTCGCGGACGGCGGGCCGCTGCCCGCGCATTCCGTACGAGCACTGGGCGCGGGCCTGGCCGAGGCGCTGACGGCCGTGCACGAACTGGGCCTGGTGCACCGGGACGTCAAGCCGTCCAACGTGCTGCTGACCCTCGACGGCCCGCTCCTGATCGACTTCGGCATCGCACGCGCCACCGACGGCACCGCGTCCCTCACCTCCACGGGCGTCTCCGTGGGCTCCCCCGGTTACATGGCGCCCGAGCAGATCCTCGGCAAGGGGGTCACGGGAGCGGCCGACGTGTTCTCGCTGGGTGCGGTGCTGGCGTACGCCGCGACCGGCGAGCCGCCGTTCAGCGGGGACTCCTCGGCGGCGCTGCTCTACAAGGTCGTGCACGAGGAGCCGGAACTCGACGGTCTGGGCGGTGAGTTGCGGGAGCTGGTGGTTGCCTGCCTGGGCAAGGAGCCGTCGGGGCGTCCGGCGCCGGGCGACATCGCCGGTCGGCTGGCGCCTGAGGGTGCGGCACGGTTGGTCGCGGGCGGGTGGCTGCCGGGGCCGCTCGTGGAGCGGGTGAGCCGGAGTGCCGTGCAGTTGCTGAACCTGGAGGCGGGGGAGGATGCCGCCCCTTCGGGGCCAGTGGGGTTCAGCAGCCCGGCGGTGGGGGCGACTTCGGGGGCGGTGCGTGGGGAGTTCGGGCCGCCGCCGGTGATGCGGGCGACGGATGCGCCTGGTGCGCAAGGGGTGCCTGGTGCGCAGAGGGTGTCTGCTGCGTCGGGGGCGTCGGCGGCGCCCAGTGCCGCAGGGGTGGCCGACGAGCCTGGTGCGTCGGCGGCGCCGCATGCGCCGACGGTCGTGCCCGGCCCGCGTGATGCCACGCCGGCACCGCAGGACAAGGGCCCCGGCAAGCTCTCCGTGTCGGTGGCGGCGAGCTCCACGCCGGGGGACGGCGGAGGCGGGCGGCGGCTCAGCTGCACGGTCGCGCTCGCGGTGGCCGGGGCGCTGGCGGCGGTGACCGTCGGGTCGGTGTTCGTGTTCGACCTGCTGCCGGACCAACGGCGGAGCAGCTCGGGCGGCGATGCCAACGAGTACTCACCGGGGCCGAGCGCGAGCGAGCCCGCCGACGGGAGCGGCGCGGGCAGTGGCGCGGGGCGGGTGCCCGAGCGGTACCTCGGCACGTGGGAGGGGCAGGGGTCGGGCCTGAACGGGGCTGTCCCCATGGGCAGGTTCACGGTCACCGTGCGTCAGACGGGCGTCGGCGGAAAGCTCGGCCAGGTGCGCAACACCGACCCGATCGGCGGCGTGTGCGTCGACGAACTGACCTTGGAGAAGGTGACGAAGACGCAGCTGGTCGCCAAGTCCCGGGGAGCGAAGGACAACCCCGGGCACTGCGTGCAGACGCTCCACACCGTCTGGCTCACACCCGTCGGCGACGACCTCACCTACAAGTCGGACAGCGAGGGCTCCGGAGAGCCGACGGCGCGGCTGACGAAGGTCGGTTGA
- a CDS encoding menaquinone biosynthetic enzyme MqnA/MqnD family protein has product MDISRTRPRVGHIQFLNCLPLYWGLARTGTLLDFELTKDTPEKLSEQLVRGDLDIGPITLVEFLKNADDLVAFPDIAVGCDGPVMSCVIVSQVPLDRLDGARVALGSTSRTSVRLAQLLLADRFGVQPDYYTCPPDLSLMMQEAEAAVLIGDAALRANLHDGPRYGLAVHDLGALWKEWTGLPFVFAVWAARRDYLEREPDITRKVHEAFLASRNLSLEEVTKVAEQAARWEAFDERVLERYFTTLDFRFGGPQLKAVAEFARRVGPTTGFPADVEVDLLRP; this is encoded by the coding sequence GTGGACATTTCTCGCACGCGGCCGCGCGTCGGCCACATCCAGTTCCTGAACTGCCTGCCCCTCTACTGGGGGCTCGCCCGAACGGGAACGCTGCTGGACTTCGAGCTGACGAAGGACACCCCGGAGAAGCTCAGCGAGCAGCTGGTGCGGGGTGATCTCGACATCGGGCCGATCACCCTCGTGGAGTTCCTCAAGAACGCCGACGATCTCGTCGCCTTCCCGGACATCGCCGTCGGCTGCGACGGACCGGTGATGTCCTGTGTGATCGTCTCGCAGGTCCCGCTGGACCGGCTGGACGGCGCCCGGGTGGCCCTCGGCTCCACCTCGCGCACCTCCGTACGCCTCGCCCAGCTGCTGCTGGCGGACCGTTTCGGCGTACAGCCCGACTACTACACCTGCCCGCCCGACCTCAGCCTGATGATGCAGGAGGCCGAGGCGGCCGTCCTCATCGGCGACGCGGCGCTGCGGGCGAACCTGCACGACGGGCCGAGGTACGGCCTGGCCGTGCACGACCTCGGCGCGCTGTGGAAGGAGTGGACCGGGCTGCCGTTCGTCTTCGCCGTGTGGGCGGCCCGCCGGGACTACCTGGAGCGCGAGCCCGACATCACCCGCAAGGTGCACGAGGCCTTCCTCGCCTCCCGCAACCTCTCCCTGGAGGAGGTCACCAAGGTCGCCGAGCAGGCGGCCCGCTGGGAGGCCTTCGACGAGCGGGTCCTGGAGCGGTACTTCACCACCCTCGACTTCCGCTTCGGCGGCCCCCAGCTCAAGGCCGTGGCGGAGTTCGCCCGCCGCGTCGGCCCGACGACCGGCTTCCCGGCGGATGTGGAGGTGGATCTGCTGCGGCCGTAG
- a CDS encoding cold-shock protein — protein MATGTVKWFNAEKGFGFIAQEGGGPDVFVHYSAINATGFRSLEENQQVSFDVTQGPKGPQAENVTPV, from the coding sequence ATGGCTACCGGAACCGTGAAGTGGTTCAACGCCGAAAAGGGCTTTGGTTTCATCGCCCAGGAAGGCGGCGGCCCCGACGTCTTCGTCCACTACTCCGCGATCAACGCGACCGGCTTCCGGTCCCTTGAGGAGAACCAGCAGGTGTCCTTCGACGTCACCCAGGGCCCGAAGGGCCCGCAGGCGGAGAACGTCACCCCGGTCTGA
- a CDS encoding class I SAM-dependent methyltransferase: protein MTDDALTPTETVRHFYDAIAEDYVNLARADLDAKPLERALLAAYAELVGGDGEVADLGCGPGLVTGYLASLGLKVFGLDLSAAMLAVARRENPALRFEQGSMLDLGIPDGHLAGVVSHYSTVHTPTDELPALFKEYARVLAPGGHLLLAFQAGDLPRHLDRPFGHPVSLDFLRRRPEHMTELLTEAGFTLHSRTIREPDPEHNETTPQAFLIARRNT from the coding sequence ATGACCGACGACGCGCTCACCCCCACGGAAACCGTCCGGCACTTCTACGACGCGATAGCCGAGGACTACGTCAACCTCGCCCGCGCCGATCTCGACGCAAAGCCGCTGGAGCGCGCGCTGCTCGCGGCCTACGCCGAGCTGGTCGGCGGCGACGGCGAGGTGGCCGACCTGGGCTGCGGCCCGGGCCTGGTCACGGGGTACCTCGCCTCGCTGGGCCTGAAGGTCTTCGGCCTGGACCTCTCCGCGGCGATGCTCGCCGTCGCCCGCCGCGAGAACCCGGCCCTGCGCTTCGAACAGGGCTCGATGCTGGACCTGGGCATCCCCGACGGCCACCTGGCGGGCGTGGTGTCCCACTACTCCACCGTCCACACCCCCACCGACGAGCTCCCGGCCCTCTTCAAGGAGTACGCCCGCGTCCTCGCCCCCGGCGGCCACCTCCTCCTCGCCTTCCAGGCCGGCGACCTCCCCCGCCACCTCGACCGGCCCTTCGGCCACCCGGTGTCCCTGGACTTCCTGCGCCGCCGCCCGGAGCACATGACGGAGCTCCTGACGGAGGCCGGGTTCACACTCCACTCCCGGACGATCCGGGAACCCGACCCGGAGCACAACGAGACGACCCCGCAGGCTTTCCTGATCGCCCGCAGGAACACCTGA
- the erm gene encoding 23S ribosomal RNA methyltransferase Erm: protein MRTQRPGRHELGQNFLVDPTTIDTFVHLVADTDGPIIEIGTGDGALTLPLQRLGRPLTGVEIDGRRAARLARRVQPPTTIVHADFLRFRLPTAPHVLVGNLPFHQTTGMLRRILHAPGWTEAVLLVQWEVARRRAGVGGATMMTAQWWPWFAFGLAGRVPATAFRPRPGVDGGLLTVSRRERPLLPAHDLKRYQAFVQRAFTGRGRGLAEILAASLPHSSRRDVQNWLRRQRLPAGALPKNLTAEQWAELYRLGEGAGAR from the coding sequence TTGCGCACGCAGCGTCCTGGCCGCCATGAACTCGGTCAGAACTTCCTCGTCGACCCCACCACCATCGACACCTTCGTCCACCTGGTCGCCGACACCGACGGCCCGATCATCGAGATCGGCACGGGCGACGGCGCCCTCACCCTGCCCCTGCAACGCCTGGGCCGCCCCCTGACCGGCGTGGAGATCGACGGCCGGCGGGCCGCGAGGCTCGCGCGCCGGGTGCAGCCGCCGACCACGATCGTGCACGCGGACTTCCTGCGGTTCAGGCTGCCCACCGCACCGCACGTCCTGGTCGGCAACCTGCCCTTCCACCAGACCACCGGCATGCTCCGCCGCATCCTGCACGCCCCCGGCTGGACCGAGGCGGTCCTGCTCGTGCAGTGGGAGGTGGCACGCCGCCGGGCCGGGGTCGGCGGCGCGACCATGATGACGGCCCAGTGGTGGCCGTGGTTCGCGTTCGGGCTGGCCGGCCGGGTCCCGGCGACCGCGTTCCGGCCCCGGCCGGGGGTCGACGGTGGTCTGCTGACCGTGTCGCGCAGGGAGCGGCCGCTGCTCCCGGCCCACGACCTGAAGCGCTATCAGGCGTTCGTGCAGCGGGCCTTCACGGGCCGGGGCCGGGGGCTGGCGGAGATCCTCGCGGCGTCGCTGCCCCACTCGTCCCGGCGCGACGTACAGAACTGGCTGCGCCGGCAGCGGCTGCCCGCGGGCGCCCTGCCCAAGAACCTCACCGCCGAGCAGTGGGCCGAGCTGTACCGACTCGGCGAGGGGGCCGGTGCTCGTTGA
- a CDS encoding AMP-dependent synthetase/ligase produces MPISYSSSPLPHQSSASSLEYDPDGGPVLVEPEIRRLDGEVREAAVPPLVPPVSHGSLADLPFENAAVAPGHPVLSRRDDEGRWADVTAAEFAAQVLAVAKGMIAEGLMPGDRIAIMARTSYEWTLLDFAAWAAGLVSVPVYPTSSVFQTRWILQDSGAVALVTETAGQAAAIGPELPHLPDLRHLWVIEKGHVDRLAELGQPVPDAEIDVRRGMSGPDTLATLVYTSGTTGRPKGCALTHGNFLAEVDNAIELLYPVFKARTSEEAATLLFLPLSHVFGRMVAVACVRARVRLGHAPSLKSEDLLADLAAFRPTFLLAIPYMLEKVYNNARATAERGGRAPAFDRAAKIARRYGEAVVARASGTGPGPSASLKASRAFYDPLVFRRIRNALGGRIRYVVCGGSPLGRDLAAFYAGAGIDVYEGYGLSETTGAATVTPPLKPRLGTVGWPLPGTRVRIAADGEILLAGGQVLRGYWDPHQGGVVPASPDGWFPTGDIGRLDDEGYLTITGRKKEILITAGGKNVAPAPLENWLRSHPLISHCLVLGDRRPYITALITLDVDGITHWRQMNGKHPVPPELLVDDEDLREVLQRAVDDANKLVSRPESIRRFTVLPTDFTETAGHLTPSMKLRREVILRDFAQEVEAMYER; encoded by the coding sequence ATGCCCATCTCGTACTCGTCCTCGCCTCTGCCGCATCAGTCGTCGGCGTCGTCGCTCGAATACGATCCGGACGGCGGGCCGGTCCTCGTCGAGCCCGAGATACGGCGGCTGGACGGGGAGGTGCGGGAGGCGGCCGTACCGCCGCTGGTGCCACCGGTGTCGCACGGCTCGCTGGCCGATCTGCCCTTCGAGAACGCGGCCGTGGCGCCCGGGCACCCGGTGCTCAGCCGGCGTGACGACGAGGGGCGTTGGGCGGATGTGACGGCGGCGGAGTTCGCCGCACAGGTGCTGGCCGTGGCGAAGGGGATGATCGCCGAGGGGCTGATGCCGGGCGACCGGATCGCGATCATGGCGCGGACGTCGTACGAGTGGACCCTGCTCGACTTCGCGGCCTGGGCGGCCGGTCTGGTGAGCGTCCCGGTGTACCCGACGTCGTCGGTCTTCCAGACCCGCTGGATCCTCCAGGACTCCGGCGCGGTCGCCCTGGTGACGGAGACGGCCGGCCAGGCGGCGGCGATCGGGCCCGAACTCCCGCACCTGCCCGACCTGCGGCACCTGTGGGTCATCGAGAAGGGCCACGTGGACCGGCTCGCGGAGCTGGGGCAGCCGGTGCCGGACGCGGAGATCGACGTACGGCGTGGGATGTCGGGCCCGGACACCCTGGCGACCCTCGTCTACACCTCGGGCACCACCGGTCGCCCCAAGGGCTGCGCGCTGACCCACGGCAACTTCCTGGCGGAGGTCGACAACGCGATCGAGCTCCTCTACCCGGTGTTCAAGGCGCGGACCAGCGAGGAGGCCGCCACGCTCCTCTTCCTGCCGCTGTCCCATGTGTTCGGCCGGATGGTGGCGGTGGCCTGCGTGCGGGCCCGCGTGCGGCTGGGGCACGCGCCCAGCCTGAAGTCGGAGGACCTGCTGGCCGACCTGGCGGCCTTCCGGCCGACCTTCCTGCTGGCCATCCCGTACATGCTGGAGAAGGTCTACAACAACGCCCGCGCCACCGCCGAACGCGGCGGCCGGGCACCCGCGTTCGACCGCGCGGCGAAGATCGCCCGCCGGTACGGCGAGGCGGTGGTGGCCCGGGCGAGCGGCACCGGCCCCGGCCCGAGCGCCTCGCTGAAGGCGTCCCGTGCCTTCTACGACCCTCTGGTCTTCCGCCGGATCCGCAACGCCCTCGGCGGCCGGATCCGTTACGTCGTCTGCGGCGGCTCCCCACTCGGCCGCGACCTGGCCGCGTTCTACGCGGGCGCGGGCATCGACGTGTACGAGGGCTACGGGCTGTCCGAGACGACCGGCGCCGCGACCGTGACGCCACCGCTGAAACCCCGGCTCGGCACGGTCGGCTGGCCGCTGCCCGGCACGCGCGTGCGGATCGCGGCGGACGGCGAGATCCTGCTCGCCGGGGGCCAGGTCCTGCGCGGCTACTGGGACCCGCACCAGGGCGGGGTGGTCCCGGCGTCGCCGGACGGCTGGTTCCCGACGGGCGACATCGGCCGGCTGGACGACGAGGGCTACCTCACCATCACCGGCCGAAAGAAGGAGATCCTGATCACCGCGGGCGGCAAGAACGTGGCGCCGGCGCCCCTGGAGAACTGGCTGCGCTCGCACCCCCTGATCTCCCACTGCCTCGTCCTCGGCGACCGGCGCCCCTACATCACCGCCCTGATCACCCTCGACGTCGACGGCATCACCCACTGGCGTCAGATGAACGGCAAGCACCCGGTGCCGCCCGAACTCCTCGTCGACGACGAGGACTTGCGGGAAGTCCTCCAGCGGGCGGTGGACGACGCCAACAAACTCGTCTCCCGCCCGGAGTCCATCCGCCGCTTCACCGTCCTGCCCACCGACTTCACGGAGACCGCCGGCCATCTGACGCCGTCGATGAAGCTGCGCCGGGAGGTGATCCTGCGCGACTTCGCGCAGGAGGTGGAGGCCATGTACGAGCGGTGA
- a CDS encoding MaoC/PaaZ C-terminal domain-containing protein — MADHLPLVTGALRSPFKRPRPDADFPRTRLVRSGVRVDLPRLTAYERVCGFPTGEDALPLTYPHVLAFPLAMRLMSGRDFPLPLLGLVHTSIDLTRHTALSATGEYELAVHIAELAPHRRGTEATLVTEALADGEVVWESRSTYLARHRTDDIPAAGTRGRGPQGTDAATPPAPQNHKPLPPDDETPPGPHNHKPLPTDAQTPPGPHNHTPLPTDDETPPGSQNHKPLPPDDETPPGPHNHKPLPTDAQTPPGPQGRKPLPVCAEWRLGGDIGRRYAAVSGDRNPIHLHPLTARLFGFPRPIAHGMWTVARCLAAYGTPEAVLVRAEFRAPVHLPGTVEYAAEGERFELRRGERLHVSGAVHPLASHGRR, encoded by the coding sequence ATGGCTGACCACCTCCCACTCGTCACCGGCGCCCTCCGCTCCCCCTTCAAACGCCCCCGCCCGGACGCCGACTTCCCCCGCACCCGGCTGGTCCGGTCCGGCGTCCGCGTCGACCTGCCCCGGCTCACCGCCTACGAACGGGTCTGCGGCTTCCCCACCGGCGAGGACGCCCTCCCCCTCACCTATCCGCACGTCCTGGCCTTCCCGCTGGCCATGCGGCTGATGAGCGGCCGGGACTTCCCGCTGCCGCTGCTCGGCCTGGTCCACACCTCGATCGACCTCACCCGCCATACCGCCCTGTCGGCCACCGGCGAGTACGAACTCGCCGTGCACATCGCCGAACTGGCCCCGCACCGGCGCGGGACGGAGGCGACGTTGGTGACGGAGGCGCTGGCTGACGGGGAGGTCGTCTGGGAGTCGCGCAGCACATATCTGGCCCGCCACCGCACCGACGACATACCGGCGGCCGGGACCCGGGGCCGCGGGCCGCAGGGCACCGACGCCGCAACACCGCCCGCGCCCCAGAACCACAAGCCGCTACCCCCTGACGACGAGACGCCGCCCGGACCCCACAACCACAAACCGCTCCCCACCGACGCCCAGACACCCCCCGGACCCCACAACCACACCCCACTCCCCACCGACGACGAGACGCCGCCCGGATCCCAGAACCACAAGCCGCTCCCCCCTGACGACGAGACACCCCCCGGACCCCACAACCACAAGCCGCTCCCCACCGACGCCCAGACACCCCCCGGACCCCAGGGCCGCAAGCCGCTGCCCGTCTGCGCCGAATGGCGGCTCGGCGGCGACATCGGCCGCCGCTACGCCGCCGTCTCCGGCGACCGCAACCCCATCCACCTGCACCCGCTCACCGCCCGCCTGTTCGGCTTCCCGCGCCCGATCGCGCACGGCATGTGGACGGTGGCCCGCTGTCTCGCCGCGTACGGCACGCCCGAAGCGGTGCTGGTCCGGGCCGAGTTCCGGGCGCCGGTGCACCTGCCGGGGACGGTGGAGTACGCCGCCGAGGGCGAGCGTTTCGAACTGCGCCGGGGAGAGCGGCTGCACGTCAGCGGAGCCGTGCACCCGCTCGCTTCACACGGTCGGCGGTGA
- a CDS encoding TetR/AcrR family transcriptional regulator, which yields MGAVKTKRMPRAVREQQMLDAAVRIFGQRGYIAASMDDIAELAGVSKPLVYLYLNSKDDLFTACIRREAQALFAAVRAGARPGQSADRQLWDGLLAFFTHTAQHPDGWSVLHLQARTHGEVFAAEVTAMRADIVAFVTQLIAEAARDAHRDPDLPEREVAGLAEALVGAAESLADWANATPGVTARQAAATLMNFAWAGLGELMAGRRWSPPTV from the coding sequence ATGGGTGCCGTGAAGACCAAGCGGATGCCGCGTGCGGTCCGTGAGCAGCAGATGCTGGACGCCGCCGTGCGGATCTTCGGGCAACGGGGGTACATCGCGGCGTCAATGGACGACATCGCCGAACTGGCCGGCGTGTCCAAGCCGTTGGTGTACCTCTATCTCAACTCCAAGGACGACCTCTTCACGGCCTGCATCCGCCGTGAGGCCCAGGCGCTGTTCGCCGCCGTCCGGGCCGGCGCCCGGCCCGGACAGTCCGCAGACCGTCAACTCTGGGACGGCCTGCTGGCGTTCTTCACGCACACCGCCCAGCACCCCGACGGCTGGTCCGTGCTGCACCTCCAGGCCCGCACCCACGGAGAGGTGTTCGCCGCCGAGGTCACGGCGATGCGCGCGGACATCGTCGCCTTCGTCACCCAGCTGATCGCCGAGGCCGCCCGCGACGCCCACCGTGACCCCGACCTGCCCGAGCGCGAGGTCGCCGGGCTCGCCGAGGCCCTGGTCGGCGCCGCCGAGTCGCTCGCCGACTGGGCCAACGCCACCCCGGGAGTGACGGCCCGGCAGGCGGCGGCCACCCTGATGAACTTCGCCTGGGCCGGGCTCGGCGAGCTCATGGCCGGGCGGCGCTGGTCACCGCCGACCGTGTGA
- a CDS encoding dicarboxylate/amino acid:cation symporter: MSVSANTKSLSFKLPFKAPFWAQILLGLVLGVLLGWIARSQDVSWLVTTLEKVGDTFIGLLKLAVAPLVFFAILVSITNLRKVNNAARLASRTLLWFMITSLIAVAIGLVIGLVTNPGAGTGLTPRDGELPEKTGSWIDFLTGIVPTDVITPFTELNVLQIVFMAAVAGIAALQLGEKAQPILTLSESVLELLQKALWWVIRLAPLGTVGLIGTAIATYGWDLIGKYATFTADIYVGCAIVLFVVYPVLLATVAKANPLQFFKGAWPAIQLAFVSRSSVGTMPLTQKVTERLGVPREYASFAVPFGATTKMDGCAAIYPAIAAIFVAQIFDIQLGIGDYLLIAFVSVVGSAATAGLTGATVMLTLTLSTLGLPMEGVGLLLAIDPILDMIRTATNVAGQALVPVIVSARERLLDREAYDNAGSSPVEERERVAVAA; encoded by the coding sequence ATGTCCGTGTCCGCGAACACGAAGTCCCTGTCTTTCAAGCTGCCCTTCAAGGCGCCCTTCTGGGCCCAGATACTTCTCGGCCTCGTCCTCGGCGTCCTGCTCGGCTGGATAGCCAGGAGCCAGGACGTGTCCTGGCTCGTCACCACGCTGGAGAAGGTCGGCGACACCTTCATAGGCCTGCTCAAGCTCGCCGTCGCCCCGCTCGTCTTCTTCGCGATCCTGGTCTCGATCACCAACCTGCGGAAGGTCAACAACGCGGCCCGCCTGGCGTCCCGCACCCTCCTCTGGTTCATGATCACCTCGCTGATCGCGGTGGCCATCGGCCTCGTCATCGGCCTGGTCACCAACCCCGGCGCCGGCACCGGCCTCACCCCCAGGGACGGTGAGCTGCCCGAGAAGACCGGCTCCTGGATCGACTTCCTGACCGGCATCGTGCCGACCGACGTCATCACGCCGTTCACCGAGCTGAACGTGCTGCAGATCGTCTTCATGGCCGCCGTCGCCGGTATCGCCGCCCTCCAGCTCGGCGAGAAGGCCCAGCCCATCCTCACCCTGAGCGAGTCCGTCCTCGAACTCCTCCAGAAGGCCCTGTGGTGGGTCATCCGGCTCGCCCCGCTCGGCACCGTCGGCCTCATCGGCACCGCCATCGCCACCTACGGCTGGGACCTGATCGGCAAGTACGCCACCTTCACCGCCGACATCTACGTCGGCTGCGCGATCGTGCTGTTCGTGGTCTACCCGGTGCTGCTCGCCACCGTCGCCAAGGCCAACCCGCTGCAGTTCTTCAAGGGCGCCTGGCCGGCCATCCAGCTGGCCTTCGTCTCCCGGTCGTCCGTGGGCACCATGCCGCTGACCCAGAAGGTCACCGAGCGGCTCGGCGTGCCGCGCGAGTACGCGTCCTTCGCGGTGCCGTTCGGCGCGACGACGAAGATGGACGGCTGCGCGGCCATCTACCCGGCGATCGCCGCGATCTTCGTCGCGCAGATCTTCGACATCCAGCTCGGGATCGGCGACTACCTGCTGATCGCGTTCGTCTCGGTGGTCGGCTCCGCCGCCACTGCCGGTCTCACCGGCGCGACGGTCATGCTGACCCTGACCCTGTCCACGCTCGGCCTGCCGATGGAGGGCGTCGGTCTGCTCCTCGCCATCGACCCGATCCTGGACATGATCCGCACCGCCACGAACGTGGCCGGGCAGGCGCTGGTGCCGGTCATCGTCTCGGCCCGCGAGAGGCTGCTCGACCGCGAGGCCTACGACAACGCGGGCAGCTCGCCCGTGGAGGAGCGGGAGCGGGTGGCCGTCGCCGCCTGA
- a CDS encoding DUF4229 domain-containing protein, producing the protein MLRYTLMRLGIFVGCFVVVWGLVYSGVAPRGLGASNGIWVVLLALVISAPISFVVLRKERDRASAQIVQKVDRAKANFEANRSQEDSADDAARAQGQAS; encoded by the coding sequence ATGCTCCGCTACACACTGATGCGCCTCGGAATCTTCGTGGGCTGCTTCGTGGTCGTCTGGGGCCTCGTCTACTCCGGTGTCGCCCCGCGCGGCCTCGGTGCCTCCAACGGCATCTGGGTCGTGCTGCTCGCCCTCGTCATCTCGGCGCCGATCAGCTTCGTCGTGCTGCGCAAGGAGCGGGACCGGGCGTCCGCGCAGATCGTGCAGAAGGTGGACCGCGCCAAGGCCAACTTCGAGGCCAACCGCAGCCAGGAGGACTCCGCGGACGACGCGGCACGCGCACAAGGGCAGGCTTCGTAA